A DNA window from Porphyromonadaceae bacterium W3.11 contains the following coding sequences:
- a CDS encoding DUF3164 family protein, with the protein MEDKKNETKLTAEEYEELQALRAEKAKREEAERKQDDLRAYRELVDETIEAIVPLLTETAVSLFETKEAVFEIFDEVIETKEQLLGITPEKQRSHTFTNSESTKRITVGYHATDGYLDTVTDGIEMVKNYLESLAGDQNSQSLVSMILQLLSTDKRGNLQASRVVQLRKHAEESGSEQFMEGVRVIEEAYNPTKTRRFIACQVRDKNNAWRNIPLGMTDVDKLSEVMEQVLVEQEYE; encoded by the coding sequence ATGGAAGATAAGAAAAATGAAACGAAATTAACAGCTGAAGAGTATGAGGAGCTTCAGGCACTACGTGCGGAGAAAGCCAAGCGAGAAGAAGCAGAACGCAAGCAGGATGACCTGCGAGCTTATCGAGAGCTAGTTGATGAGACCATAGAGGCTATAGTACCACTGCTGACAGAGACAGCTGTTAGCCTTTTTGAGACGAAGGAGGCTGTCTTTGAGATCTTTGACGAGGTCATTGAGACTAAGGAACAACTCCTAGGGATCACCCCAGAGAAGCAACGCTCACACACCTTCACCAATTCCGAAAGTACGAAGCGAATCACAGTTGGCTACCATGCTACAGATGGTTACTTAGACACGGTTACTGATGGCATTGAGATGGTCAAGAACTACCTTGAGAGCCTTGCAGGTGACCAGAATAGTCAGAGCTTGGTCAGCATGATCCTTCAGCTCCTTAGCACTGATAAGCGAGGTAACCTTCAAGCATCAAGAGTCGTCCAGCTTCGCAAACATGCTGAAGAGAGTGGTAGCGAGCAATTCATGGAGGGTGTGAGGGTTATTGAGGAGGCGTATAACCCTACTAAGACTCGTCGTTTTATTGCTTGCCAGGTAAGGGATAAGAATAATGCTTGGCGAAATATCCCGCTTGGTATGACTGATGTGGATAAGCTCAGTGAAGTGATGGAGCAAGTCTTAGTAGAGCAAGAATATGAATGA